The following proteins are encoded in a genomic region of Desulfosporosinus youngiae DSM 17734:
- a CDS encoding TIGR03943 family putative permease subunit, producing MQARAFNPQSFLEFLCYSAFGGLIFFLVRSGKYLSYVTPRMEPYLYFTAIVMGIWACTGLGRLFRPQHKLRSAHCLVLAIPILLLLLPHTSLSAADLSGNYMGGNAFLGLSAQNSYGTPKKQTPPGNSSVNAATSMPAADLPENSVDPAGDNPSDSIDIPVPAPQTDVSEEKYSTDLPGLDVRNKKITVANEDFGVWISELYGNMERYKGYTVVITGFVFKDPGMLQADEFVPARLMMSCCVADLAPAGLLCNYDKAAELKADSWVTVEGTLFIGSYIYNDVEYDDPQISVTKITPAEEVKGYVSPY from the coding sequence ATGCAGGCAAGGGCCTTTAATCCGCAAAGTTTCTTAGAGTTCCTGTGCTATTCTGCTTTTGGAGGATTGATATTCTTTTTGGTGCGCAGTGGCAAATACCTTTCTTATGTCACGCCCAGAATGGAGCCTTATCTCTATTTCACGGCAATTGTCATGGGAATCTGGGCTTGTACGGGGCTGGGCAGGCTTTTTCGCCCGCAGCACAAACTACGCTCCGCTCATTGCCTGGTCTTGGCAATTCCTATTTTATTGCTGTTGCTCCCTCATACCTCTCTCAGCGCTGCCGATCTTTCCGGCAATTATATGGGCGGAAATGCTTTTTTAGGTCTATCCGCTCAGAATTCTTATGGCACACCCAAAAAGCAGACTCCCCCGGGCAATTCCAGCGTTAATGCCGCAACCAGTATGCCGGCCGCGGATCTCCCGGAGAACAGCGTTGATCCCGCCGGGGATAATCCATCCGATTCGATAGACATCCCTGTTCCCGCTCCGCAAACCGATGTGTCCGAAGAGAAATATTCGACCGACCTGCCCGGTCTGGATGTCAGGAATAAGAAAATCACAGTAGCCAATGAGGATTTCGGCGTGTGGATTTCCGAACTATATGGGAATATGGAACGCTATAAAGGGTACACGGTCGTGATAACGGGGTTTGTTTTCAAAGACCCTGGAATGCTCCAAGCAGATGAATTCGTACCCGCCCGTTTAATGATGTCCTGCTGTGTCGCAGATTTAGCGCCTGCCGGACTGCTCTGCAACTATGATAAGGCTGCCGAGCTGAAAGCGGATTCATGGGTTACGGTTGAAGGTACTCTATTTATAGGAAGCTATATCTACAATGATGTGGAATACGATGACCCGCAGATTTCCGTGACGAAAATTACACCCGCGGAAGAAGTGAAAGGGTATGTATCTCCCTATTAA
- a CDS encoding permease produces the protein MAIPVYVVTGFLDAGKTTFLNHLLNRRDWRDVRMIVIQFESGEEDFQSRYGNCPCFSVPKKILEQQPKQIVEQIRSLLQSRELDEIWIEWNGVVPFAQLQALFLHASLRSLCKIQKVIHIADAGNIENLLGRTGGALPEQISTCDLAVVRNAGSAAMFKRIRHLLNEINPGVKIIELKAYHDLYKQLFVKKERPLNRFFLMILLLAVLYFALKPLAEILQIPVNTIINVFLGIMLQAVPFLLIGVLLSSAIQVFVPQDAIERRFPKSTGLGMAAAILGGFCLPVCDCASIPIFRSLVRKGIPLPVAVTFMTATPVINPVVMLSTYYAFNGDMTIVISRVCWGIAAAVSIGLIVGSWAAKGRVLSGGALDRLMCSCGCYEDAESITTFKGKAGLFIRHSQAEFFSVGKYLVIGIFISSLFQTLGTGIFTTAQSGAGLAISMAIMMAMAFVLSLCSSSDAVVARSFANQFPMGAIMGFLVFGPMMDIKNVMMLSSGFTKGFIVKLVLTAFIVCFAIVFLFSSLGGM, from the coding sequence ATGGCGATACCCGTTTATGTTGTGACCGGTTTCCTGGATGCCGGTAAAACGACATTTCTGAATCATCTGCTGAACAGGCGGGACTGGCGGGATGTCAGGATGATTGTCATTCAGTTTGAAAGCGGCGAAGAGGATTTTCAAAGCCGGTATGGCAACTGCCCATGCTTCTCCGTCCCCAAAAAGATTTTGGAACAGCAGCCAAAGCAAATTGTCGAACAAATCCGCAGCTTGTTGCAAAGCCGCGAGCTTGATGAAATATGGATCGAATGGAACGGTGTCGTCCCCTTTGCGCAGCTGCAGGCTTTGTTTTTGCACGCTTCACTGCGCAGCCTGTGCAAGATTCAAAAAGTCATACATATAGCCGACGCGGGGAATATCGAAAATTTGCTGGGCAGGACGGGAGGCGCTCTGCCCGAGCAGATTTCAACTTGCGATTTGGCCGTTGTACGCAATGCGGGTTCGGCAGCGATGTTTAAGCGAATTCGGCACCTGTTGAATGAAATTAATCCCGGGGTTAAGATCATCGAACTGAAGGCCTATCATGATTTATATAAACAGCTTTTCGTGAAAAAAGAGCGCCCGCTCAATCGATTCTTCCTGATGATCCTCTTGCTTGCCGTCCTGTACTTTGCGCTCAAGCCGCTGGCGGAGATCCTGCAAATTCCGGTCAATACAATCATCAACGTGTTTTTGGGGATAATGCTGCAGGCTGTTCCGTTCTTACTGATAGGGGTATTGCTATCCTCTGCAATTCAAGTTTTTGTCCCTCAAGACGCCATTGAACGCAGGTTTCCTAAATCAACCGGCTTGGGTATGGCGGCTGCAATATTGGGCGGCTTCTGCCTTCCAGTTTGCGACTGTGCTTCTATTCCCATTTTCAGAAGTTTGGTTAGAAAGGGTATTCCGCTTCCCGTCGCCGTTACCTTTATGACAGCGACGCCGGTGATCAATCCGGTGGTTATGCTATCCACCTATTATGCGTTCAATGGGGATATGACGATTGTGATCAGTCGCGTGTGCTGGGGGATTGCAGCCGCTGTCAGCATTGGACTTATCGTTGGCAGCTGGGCAGCGAAAGGCCGTGTATTGTCCGGAGGGGCTCTTGACCGGCTGATGTGCAGCTGCGGCTGCTACGAGGACGCCGAATCCATTACTACTTTTAAAGGCAAGGCCGGTCTGTTTATACGGCATTCCCAAGCGGAATTTTTCAGTGTGGGTAAATATTTGGTGATTGGCATCTTTATCTCCTCCCTATTTCAAACCTTGGGAACAGGGATATTCACCACTGCTCAGAGTGGCGCAGGCTTGGCAATTTCCATGGCAATTATGATGGCTATGGCCTTTGTCCTATCTCTATGTTCATCCTCCGACGCGGTTGTGGCGCGCAGCTTTGCCAACCAGTTCCCCATGGGTGCGATCATGGGCTTCTTGGTGTTTGGGCCGATGATGGACATTAAAAATGTGATGATGCTTTCCTCCGGGTTTACCAAGGGTTTTATTGTCAAACTAGTATTGACGGCTTTTATTGTATGTTTTGCCATAGTCTTTTTATTCTCCAGCTTGGGAGGGATGTAA
- a CDS encoding DUF1659 domain-containing protein has product MPIITESLNSTLVAVYQSGSTPTGSPVTRQKSLNYVRSDASEEALYDVARALFSLSLHPLLEVLQRKNFRLIEE; this is encoded by the coding sequence ATGCCAATAATAACTGAATCTTTGAATTCGACCCTGGTAGCAGTTTACCAAAGCGGATCTACTCCCACCGGGAGCCCGGTGACCAGGCAAAAAAGCCTGAACTATGTGCGGTCCGACGCCTCTGAAGAAGCCCTTTACGATGTTGCCCGGGCGTTATTCAGCCTGTCACTGCATCCGCTGCTGGAAGTGCTGCAGCGCAAAAACTTCCGGCTGATAGAGGAGTAA
- a CDS encoding DUF2922 domain-containing protein, which yields MTITNTKVIRLSFSTEGGKTFTITIPNPREDLNQAEVLAAMNTIVSGNIFLTSSGALTGIRDVKVIGTITEDLFDPPQA from the coding sequence GTGACCATTACCAATACCAAAGTGATCAGGTTAAGTTTCAGCACCGAGGGAGGAAAGACGTTTACCATAACGATTCCCAATCCCCGGGAAGACCTGAATCAAGCTGAGGTCCTGGCCGCTATGAATACGATTGTTTCCGGTAATATTTTCCTGACGAGCAGCGGTGCCCTCACAGGCATACGGGACGTTAAGGTCATCGGCACTATTACCGAAGATCTTTTTGACCCGCCGCAGGCTTAA
- a CDS encoding class I SAM-dependent methyltransferase: MEMQTRIKNYWEGEASRYSEGIWREMNSFKKQAWAGLIQRYRPAGNPLKVLDIGTGPGFFAMLTAEMGHKVTATDCTQNMLLEAQNNLEQLGLRAEYVLMDSHALSFADDSFDLILCRNLTWTLRDPQTAYREWHRVLKPKGRLLVFDANWNLRLNDPEWQARYLADMAEAERRGIHRRGHVDPAEGERIAKDLFLSSRLRPHWDAGALIDAGFKEIFINMDISDLVRDEDDKVLYRSTPMFLAGGEK, from the coding sequence ATGGAAATGCAGACTAGGATTAAAAATTACTGGGAGGGGGAGGCTTCCCGCTACAGCGAAGGGATTTGGAGAGAGATGAACAGCTTCAAGAAACAGGCTTGGGCAGGTTTGATTCAGCGGTATAGGCCGGCCGGCAATCCCTTAAAGGTTTTGGATATCGGCACCGGCCCGGGGTTTTTTGCTATGCTGACCGCTGAAATGGGGCATAAAGTCACGGCCACCGACTGTACACAAAACATGCTGCTTGAAGCGCAAAACAATCTGGAACAGCTGGGGTTGAGAGCCGAATACGTTTTAATGGATTCACATGCTCTTTCGTTTGCGGATGATTCCTTTGATCTGATTCTCTGCCGGAATCTGACCTGGACTCTTCGTGATCCCCAGACTGCCTATAGAGAATGGCATAGAGTTCTTAAGCCCAAGGGGAGATTGTTGGTATTCGATGCTAATTGGAACTTACGCCTGAACGACCCTGAATGGCAGGCCAGATACCTGGCAGACATGGCCGAGGCTGAACGGAGAGGGATTCACCGTCGAGGACATGTTGATCCTGCAGAAGGGGAGCGCATAGCCAAAGACCTGTTCTTAAGTTCCCGCCTTCGTCCTCATTGGGATGCCGGTGCGCTGATTGATGCCGGGTTTAAGGAAATCTTTATTAACATGGATATTTCCGACCTGGTTAGGGATGAGGATGACAAGGTCTTGTATAGGTCGACCCCTATGTTTCTGGCAGGCGGAGAAAAGTAA
- a CDS encoding metal ABC transporter solute-binding protein, Zn/Mn family → MKRVMIILVTLMSCFLLMTGCSRTEKTEASDIKTTVAVTVLPQKALVEAVGGNLVEVIAIVPPGNSPGNYEPTPLEMEAFSKSAIYFTIGVPTEKANILPKAKDMIVVDLNTKVAEKYPDLEFSPGKRDPHIWLSPKRAKVMVETIAQEMSSLDVKNAEIYKQNAEEYLKKLDQLDRDIKAMVEGLNNKTFIVFHPAYGYLADDYGLTMYALEQSGKEATPQHLAEMIDLAKAENIKVIFSQAEIDSKQPQAFAEEIGGIKEMLNPLSADYITNLQTMAKAITGTMK, encoded by the coding sequence ATGAAAAGAGTAATGATTATTCTGGTGACGCTCATGAGCTGCTTTCTCTTGATGACCGGGTGCAGCAGAACCGAGAAAACAGAAGCATCGGACATAAAAACAACGGTTGCTGTAACCGTGCTCCCCCAAAAAGCTCTTGTTGAAGCGGTAGGCGGGAATTTAGTGGAGGTAATAGCCATAGTTCCGCCGGGAAACAGTCCCGGCAATTATGAACCAACACCGCTGGAAATGGAAGCTTTCAGTAAATCAGCTATTTATTTCACAATTGGAGTACCTACAGAGAAGGCCAATATTTTGCCTAAAGCCAAAGATATGATCGTTGTGGATCTGAATACTAAGGTAGCAGAAAAATATCCTGACCTGGAGTTTAGCCCGGGAAAACGGGATCCCCACATTTGGCTGTCTCCTAAACGAGCAAAGGTTATGGTGGAGACCATTGCTCAGGAAATGAGTTCTTTGGATGTGAAAAACGCAGAGATCTACAAGCAAAATGCGGAAGAGTATCTTAAGAAGTTAGATCAGCTTGATAGGGATATAAAAGCAATGGTTGAAGGTCTGAATAACAAAACGTTTATTGTCTTCCACCCTGCTTATGGGTATTTGGCCGATGATTACGGACTGACCATGTATGCCCTTGAACAGAGTGGTAAAGAGGCTACTCCACAGCATTTAGCGGAAATGATTGATCTTGCCAAAGCCGAAAACATAAAGGTTATCTTTTCCCAGGCCGAAATTGACAGCAAGCAGCCCCAAGCCTTCGCTGAAGAAATCGGAGGGATAAAAGAGATGCTCAATCCTCTTTCGGCGGACTATATAACCAACCTGCAGACCATGGCCAAAGCCATAACGGGAACAATGAAATGA
- a CDS encoding metal ABC transporter ATP-binding protein: protein MSGLNSVTKKAVQIENLSVYYGQTPAIAGVCLDVDDGGYLGIIGPNGGGKSTLLKAILGLVPKASGTIQIYGQAFRGNKGLVGYVPQFSGLNRSFPITTREVVLMGKLKPGLTPLHKFTGADQEGTEELLERVGIYHLASRQIAALSGGEFQKMLIARALAVNPRCLLLDEPTASVDASSRDQIYDLLAELNTQMTIILVTHDLRAISSQVRTLACLNGHLVYHGEPELSERLVNSLYGSPVDLIAHGVPRRLMKEHKEG from the coding sequence ATGAGCGGCTTGAATAGTGTCACTAAAAAGGCTGTTCAGATAGAGAATTTATCGGTGTATTATGGACAAACACCTGCAATTGCAGGTGTTTGTCTTGATGTGGACGATGGCGGCTATTTGGGAATTATAGGACCTAACGGAGGCGGAAAATCAACCTTATTAAAAGCAATTCTCGGGCTGGTACCAAAGGCGTCCGGAACAATTCAGATCTATGGCCAAGCCTTTCGCGGGAATAAAGGCTTGGTAGGATATGTCCCGCAGTTTAGCGGCTTAAATCGGAGCTTTCCCATAACAACACGAGAGGTAGTGTTAATGGGGAAATTAAAACCGGGATTAACACCCTTGCATAAATTTACCGGAGCTGATCAAGAGGGTACGGAAGAGCTGCTTGAACGGGTAGGCATTTATCACCTGGCAAGCAGACAAATAGCGGCTCTATCCGGCGGCGAGTTTCAAAAGATGTTGATAGCAAGAGCACTTGCTGTCAACCCCAGGTGTTTGCTGCTGGATGAACCAACGGCCAGCGTGGATGCAAGCTCGCGGGATCAAATATACGACTTGCTTGCGGAATTAAATACACAAATGACCATCATCTTGGTAACCCATGATTTAAGGGCTATTTCCTCTCAGGTTCGAACCCTGGCTTGTCTCAATGGACATTTAGTGTATCACGGAGAACCAGAGCTTAGCGAAAGGCTTGTCAATAGCCTCTATGGCTCTCCCGTTGATCTTATTGCCCATGGAGTACCTCGCCGGTTGATGAAAGAGCATAAGGAGGGTTAA
- a CDS encoding metal ABC transporter permease — MMKALLEYQFLQNAVLASILASIVCGMIGVVIVEKRLIMMSGGIAHTSYGGVGLGYLLGFEPILGAFLFSIGAALGIGFIKRRGSANSEVIIGMFWSLGMALGILFIALMPGYPPDLSSYLFGSILSVTKADLYLMISLTFIVLFIMILLFDNWKAFLFDEEFASIIGIKTAFLEYLLLVLIAMTVVVLIRVVGIILVLALLTAPAALAGMLSSILRDRMIYAVILGNIFCLTGLGISYWLNIASGASIVILSVSCYFLAYIFRWVVRSAFGRN; from the coding sequence ATGATGAAGGCACTCTTGGAATATCAGTTTCTGCAAAATGCGGTACTTGCCAGTATCCTGGCCAGTATTGTCTGCGGAATGATTGGCGTGGTTATAGTAGAAAAAAGGTTAATTATGATGAGCGGAGGGATCGCCCATACTTCTTATGGGGGGGTAGGCTTAGGGTATCTCCTGGGTTTTGAGCCGATCCTGGGGGCTTTTTTGTTTTCCATAGGCGCAGCCCTGGGAATAGGTTTCATTAAAAGAAGAGGCAGTGCAAATTCTGAAGTAATCATCGGCATGTTCTGGTCACTGGGCATGGCCCTGGGCATTCTTTTTATTGCCCTGATGCCGGGATACCCGCCGGACCTGAGTTCATATCTCTTCGGCAGTATTTTATCCGTGACCAAAGCGGATCTTTATCTGATGATCAGCTTAACTTTCATTGTATTGTTTATAATGATCCTATTGTTCGATAACTGGAAAGCCTTTCTTTTTGACGAGGAGTTTGCTTCAATAATCGGTATCAAAACTGCCTTTTTGGAATATCTTCTTCTGGTTCTGATAGCAATGACTGTGGTGGTTCTGATCCGGGTGGTGGGCATTATCCTGGTGCTTGCTTTACTGACGGCACCAGCAGCCCTGGCAGGGATGCTTTCTTCAATACTTAGAGACCGCATGATTTATGCGGTGATTCTTGGCAATATTTTTTGTCTGACGGGGCTTGGGATTTCCTATTGGCTGAATATTGCGTCCGGTGCTTCTATCGTGATTTTATCCGTAAGCTGTTATTTTTTAGCGTATATTTTCCGTTGGGTAGTGAGGTCAGCTTTCGGTCGCAACTGA